A portion of the Chromobacterium sp. IIBBL 290-4 genome contains these proteins:
- a CDS encoding EAL domain-containing protein: protein MNPLQLRRQHRLSHLSLAALVSLLPLALIVPSLLWQERADQYRQTVRQTDMAQQRLDTILDQAERASLAILPYAGRPCGEASYPLRHQAAVVPFVRTAALIRDDVIYCSSLEGALSMPLPKREFIDGRLQLLPGNVVTPKIPLLLYRRDGAHVGALAVIDGQYLQMALQDASVSGPLYLQVGDIWLGPQQQVGQGRPPQSGRVVLKRPSARYPYTVWTSYNQLPWQDMLWQRHALQTLLLSALGLLAGFTLYWLLGRPVSPSMELRRALADDEFEAYLQPVVRPMQAGWTGAEVLMRWRHPRGGLIRPDLFIPSAEESGVIVPMTRQLMRTVVEQLCQAPLPPGFRLGFNISRAQLHDLRLFDDCRELQQQLAAQGAGLALELTEREPIEITPAIERLFRDLHQLGVKILLDDFGTGHSSLAYLHRLAVDGLKIDQSFVARIGGDVLSTHIVDSVVELARKLELQTVAEGVETREQAAYLTGLGVNGLQGYLIARPMPLSEFVRRLREDDSWTP from the coding sequence ATGAATCCCTTGCAGTTGCGGCGGCAGCACCGCCTGTCGCACTTGTCCCTGGCGGCCCTGGTCTCCTTGCTGCCCCTGGCGCTGATCGTGCCCTCGCTGCTGTGGCAGGAGCGGGCCGACCAATACCGGCAAACCGTGCGACAGACGGACATGGCGCAACAAAGGCTGGACACGATTCTGGACCAGGCCGAACGCGCCAGCCTGGCCATTCTGCCTTATGCCGGCCGGCCCTGCGGAGAAGCCTCTTACCCGCTGCGGCATCAGGCGGCCGTGGTGCCCTTTGTCCGCACCGCGGCCCTGATCCGCGACGATGTCATCTATTGCTCCTCGCTGGAGGGCGCGCTGTCCATGCCGCTGCCCAAGCGCGAATTCATCGATGGCCGCCTGCAACTGCTGCCCGGCAATGTCGTCACGCCCAAAATCCCCTTGCTGCTGTATCGGCGAGATGGCGCGCATGTCGGCGCCTTGGCGGTGATAGACGGGCAGTATCTGCAGATGGCGCTGCAGGACGCCAGCGTGTCCGGCCCGCTGTATCTGCAAGTGGGCGACATCTGGCTGGGGCCGCAACAACAGGTCGGCCAAGGCCGACCGCCGCAGTCCGGCCGCGTCGTGCTGAAGCGGCCTTCGGCCCGCTATCCCTACACGGTGTGGACCAGTTACAACCAGCTGCCATGGCAAGACATGCTCTGGCAGCGCCATGCCTTGCAAACCCTGTTGCTGTCGGCTTTGGGCCTGCTGGCCGGCTTCACGCTGTATTGGCTGCTGGGCAGGCCGGTGTCGCCCAGCATGGAATTGCGCCGGGCCTTGGCCGATGACGAGTTCGAAGCCTATCTGCAACCGGTCGTCCGGCCCATGCAGGCCGGCTGGACCGGCGCCGAGGTGCTGATGCGCTGGCGTCATCCGCGCGGCGGGCTGATACGGCCCGACCTGTTCATCCCCAGCGCCGAGGAAAGCGGCGTGATCGTGCCGATGACCCGGCAGTTGATGCGCACAGTCGTGGAGCAACTGTGCCAGGCCCCCTTGCCGCCTGGTTTCCGGCTGGGCTTCAACATCAGCCGCGCCCAATTGCATGATTTGCGGCTATTCGACGACTGCCGCGAACTGCAGCAGCAGCTGGCGGCGCAAGGCGCCGGTTTGGCGCTGGAGTTGACCGAGCGGGAGCCCATCGAAATCACGCCGGCCATCGAGCGGCTGTTTCGCGATCTGCACCAGTTGGGCGTCAAGATTCTGCTGGACGACTTTGGCACCGGCCATTCCAGCCTGGCCTATCTGCACCGGCTGGCGGTGGATGGCTTGAAGATCGATCAGAGCTTCGTCGCCCGCATCGGCGGCGACGTGCTGTCCACCCATATCGTGGACAGCGTGGTGGAACTGGCGCGCAAGCTGGAGCTGCAAACCGTGGCCGAAGGGGTGGAGACGCGCGAGCAAGCGGCTTATCTGACCGGGCTGGGCGTGAATGGCCTGCAGGGCTATCTGATCGCCCGGCCTATGCCGCTGAGCGAGTTTGTCCGACGCCTGCGGGAGGACGACTCCTGGACGCCATAA
- a CDS encoding cyclic diguanylate phosphodiesterase: MNPLHPRRQHRLSHLLLALLVCLTPLLSAAPALVWQEQQDLRQIAQQQTKHGVAMVDDILDEAARAARAILPLAGRACADAEYQLRRQTAASPFVRSLSLARDDLIYCTSVSGHVSSPMPLRDFTGRRLNLTHGNKITPGVPLLYYRLQGAGGDAMATVDGRYLQLALQDASDSNPVYMQIGDEWVGPRQAGDGQAPLPWTVQASAHSVLYPYSVVTGYDIPPWHQLLWGDHAALTVALALLGLAAGATLYWLLGRPASPGDELKRALANDEFEGFLQPVVKPGAPGWQGAEVLMRWRHPREGLIRPDLFIPRAEESGMIVPMTRRMMKQVARRLRRQPLPPGFHLGFNISRAHLHDPHFYADCQELQQLLAGSQAALTLELTEREIVEITPEVAELFQKLHGLGVKIALDDFGTGHSSLVYLQQLAVDGLKIDQGFVAGIGSDGLSAHIVDSVAELAAKLGLETVAEGVETQAQFDYLSQLGVGWLQGYYIAKPMPLEEFIHRLRAGDTWQQGKVN, encoded by the coding sequence ATGAATCCCCTGCATCCTCGCCGTCAGCATCGCTTGTCCCATCTGCTATTGGCCTTGCTCGTCTGCCTGACCCCCCTGCTCTCCGCCGCGCCGGCGCTGGTCTGGCAAGAGCAGCAAGACTTGCGCCAGATCGCGCAGCAACAAACCAAGCATGGCGTCGCCATGGTGGACGATATTCTGGACGAAGCCGCCCGCGCCGCCCGCGCGATTCTGCCGCTGGCGGGCCGCGCCTGCGCCGACGCGGAGTACCAGCTGCGGCGGCAGACCGCGGCCTCCCCCTTTGTTCGCAGCCTGTCGCTGGCCCGCGACGACCTGATCTACTGCACCTCGGTATCCGGCCATGTCTCCTCGCCCATGCCGCTGCGCGACTTCACCGGCAGACGCCTGAACCTGACCCACGGCAATAAGATCACCCCTGGCGTGCCGCTGCTGTATTACCGCTTGCAGGGCGCGGGCGGCGACGCGATGGCCACCGTGGACGGCCGCTATCTGCAACTGGCGCTGCAAGACGCCAGCGACAGCAATCCGGTGTATATGCAGATCGGCGACGAGTGGGTAGGGCCGCGCCAGGCCGGCGACGGCCAAGCGCCGCTGCCCTGGACAGTTCAGGCCTCGGCGCACTCCGTCCTCTACCCCTACTCGGTGGTCACCGGCTATGACATCCCGCCCTGGCATCAATTGCTGTGGGGCGATCACGCCGCGCTGACCGTCGCGCTGGCCCTGCTGGGCCTGGCCGCCGGTGCCACGCTGTACTGGCTGCTGGGTCGGCCAGCCTCGCCTGGCGACGAACTCAAGCGCGCCTTGGCCAATGACGAATTCGAAGGCTTTCTGCAACCGGTGGTGAAGCCCGGCGCGCCGGGCTGGCAAGGCGCGGAGGTACTGATGCGCTGGCGCCATCCGCGCGAAGGGCTGATCCGGCCCGACCTGTTCATTCCGCGCGCCGAGGAAAGCGGCATGATCGTGCCGATGACGCGGCGGATGATGAAGCAAGTCGCGCGCCGGCTGCGGCGGCAACCCTTGCCGCCCGGTTTCCATCTGGGCTTCAACATCAGCCGCGCCCATCTGCATGACCCTCACTTCTACGCCGATTGCCAGGAGCTGCAGCAATTGCTGGCCGGCAGCCAGGCGGCGCTGACGCTGGAGCTGACCGAGCGCGAAATCGTCGAGATCACCCCCGAAGTGGCCGAACTGTTCCAGAAGCTGCACGGCTTGGGGGTGAAAATCGCGCTGGACGACTTCGGCACCGGCCACTCCAGCCTGGTATATCTGCAACAGCTGGCGGTGGATGGCCTGAAGATAGACCAGGGCTTCGTCGCCGGCATCGGCAGCGACGGCCTGTCCGCCCACATCGTCGACAGCGTGGCCGAACTGGCGGCCAAGCTGGGCCTGGAAACGGTGGCGGAGGGCGTGGAAACCCAGGCGCAGTTCGATTACCTGAGCCAGTTGGGCGTAGGCTGGCTGCAAGGCTATTACATCGCCAAGCCGATGCCGCTGGAAGAGTTCATTCATAGGCTGCGCGCCGGCGACACTTGGCAACAAGGTAAAGTTAATTGA
- a CDS encoding aspartate/glutamate racemase family protein, translating into MSAKTIGIAGVTVPGAVDCLSKIHRLCADRFPAHHHPRFVLDQPDFGVVHQAQDDDRWDWVADSIVGSLERLAGAGAQLAVIPANTVHLVVDDIRARSPIPLISILDVVAQACAARGLKRVAILGTRWTMARRLYQQPLAALGMEEVIPDEEQQAAIQRAIFSELVPTGRASDATLAALLEIVAAMKAQGCDGVALACTELPLVLNDANCGVPAIDTTLVLAEAALNAACA; encoded by the coding sequence ATGAGCGCTAAAACCATAGGCATCGCCGGCGTCACCGTGCCCGGCGCCGTCGATTGCCTGTCCAAAATCCACCGCCTGTGCGCGGACCGCTTTCCCGCCCACCATCACCCGCGTTTCGTTCTGGATCAACCCGACTTCGGGGTCGTGCACCAGGCGCAGGATGACGACCGCTGGGACTGGGTCGCCGACTCCATCGTCGGTTCGTTGGAGCGGCTGGCCGGCGCCGGCGCGCAACTGGCGGTGATCCCGGCCAATACCGTGCATCTGGTGGTGGACGACATCCGCGCCCGCTCGCCCATCCCCTTGATCAGCATCCTCGACGTGGTGGCCCAAGCCTGCGCCGCGCGCGGCTTGAAGCGAGTGGCCATCCTCGGCACCCGCTGGACCATGGCGCGCCGGCTGTATCAACAGCCGCTGGCGGCGCTGGGCATGGAAGAAGTGATTCCAGATGAAGAACAGCAAGCGGCGATCCAGCGCGCCATTTTCTCCGAACTGGTGCCCACCGGCCGCGCCAGCGACGCCACGCTGGCCGCGCTGCTGGAAATCGTGGCGGCGATGAAGGCGCAAGGCTGCGACGGCGTGGCGCTGGCCTGCACCGAGCTGCCGCTGGTGCTCAACGACGCCAATTGCGGCGTGCCGGCCATCGATACCACGCTGGTGCTAGCCGAAGCGGCCTTGAACGCCGCCTGCGCTTAA